One genomic region from Granulimonas faecalis encodes:
- the gyrB gene encoding DNA topoisomerase (ATP-hydrolyzing) subunit B — MAKKQEYDGSEIKILEGLEAVRKRPGMYIGSTSASGLHHLVYEVVDNSVDEALAGFCTKILVTIHPDNSVTVVDNGRGIPTDKHPQRKIPTLEVVLTVLHAGGKFDNNAYKVSGGLHGVGISVVNALSKKVVVQVKRDGNIYEMAFSRGRTTEKMKVVGKAKGTGTTVTFWPDDEIFETCVFNYETLRDRMQEMAFLNRNLKIVLTDERELTPRVDEFCYSGGIIDFVKFLNDGKELVGDIKTPIYMEGAADTDDPAKMGEVEVALQWNSGYGENVMSFANNIYTPEGGMHLEGFRTALTRVINDYARKANILKDKDKNLEGSDVREGLCAVVSVKLGDPQFEGQTKAKLGSSYMKPLVQKTVAQGFAEYLEEHPKQARAIVNKASSAAKARQAARKAREATRRKGLLESASLPGKLADCSVRDPAMTELFIVEGDSAGGSAKMARDRSTQAILPLRGKILNVERVGPSRALSAETIQSLITAIGTGVGDEFDISKARYHKIVIMTDADVDGAHIRILLLTFFYRYMRPMIDAGHIFIAQPPLFQLKPKGSRARKGKYIYTDEELALEVKGLEKGKYTVQRYKGLGEMDPEQLWETTMEPKNRILLQVGIDDAAAAERTVSDLMGTQVEKRREFIQRRAKDARFLDI; from the coding sequence GTGGCAAAGAAGCAGGAATACGACGGCTCCGAGATCAAGATCCTCGAGGGCCTCGAGGCCGTACGCAAGCGTCCCGGCATGTACATCGGGTCCACCAGCGCTTCCGGCCTCCACCACCTGGTCTATGAGGTGGTCGACAACTCCGTGGACGAGGCCCTCGCGGGCTTCTGCACCAAGATTCTCGTGACCATCCACCCGGACAACTCCGTCACCGTGGTGGACAACGGCCGAGGCATCCCCACCGACAAGCACCCCCAGCGCAAGATCCCCACCCTCGAGGTGGTCCTCACGGTGCTCCACGCCGGCGGCAAGTTCGACAACAACGCCTACAAGGTGTCGGGCGGCCTCCACGGCGTGGGCATCTCCGTGGTCAACGCCCTGTCCAAGAAGGTCGTGGTGCAGGTCAAGCGCGACGGCAACATCTACGAGATGGCCTTCTCCCGCGGCAGGACCACCGAGAAGATGAAGGTCGTGGGCAAGGCCAAGGGCACCGGCACCACCGTCACCTTCTGGCCCGACGACGAGATCTTCGAGACCTGCGTGTTCAACTACGAAACCCTGCGCGACCGCATGCAGGAGATGGCGTTCCTCAACCGCAACCTCAAGATCGTGCTCACCGACGAGCGCGAGCTCACCCCCCGCGTGGACGAGTTCTGCTACTCCGGCGGCATCATCGACTTCGTCAAGTTCCTGAACGACGGCAAGGAACTCGTGGGCGACATCAAGACCCCCATCTACATGGAGGGCGCCGCCGACACCGACGACCCAGCCAAGATGGGCGAGGTCGAGGTGGCCCTGCAGTGGAACTCGGGCTACGGCGAGAACGTCATGAGCTTCGCCAACAACATCTACACCCCCGAGGGCGGCATGCACCTCGAGGGCTTCCGCACGGCCCTCACCCGCGTGATCAACGACTACGCCCGCAAGGCCAACATCCTCAAGGACAAGGACAAGAACCTCGAGGGCTCCGACGTCCGCGAGGGCCTCTGCGCCGTGGTGTCGGTCAAGCTGGGCGACCCGCAGTTCGAGGGCCAGACCAAGGCCAAGCTCGGCAGCTCCTACATGAAGCCCCTCGTGCAGAAGACCGTGGCCCAGGGCTTCGCCGAGTACCTCGAGGAGCACCCCAAGCAGGCCCGCGCCATCGTCAACAAGGCGTCCTCCGCCGCCAAGGCCCGCCAGGCCGCCCGCAAGGCCCGCGAGGCCACGCGCCGCAAGGGCCTGCTCGAGAGCGCCTCGCTCCCCGGCAAGCTGGCGGACTGCTCGGTGAGGGACCCGGCGATGACCGAGCTCTTCATCGTCGAGGGCGACTCCGCAGGCGGCTCGGCCAAGATGGCCCGCGACCGCTCCACCCAGGCCATCCTGCCGCTGCGCGGCAAGATCCTCAACGTGGAGCGTGTGGGACCCAGCCGCGCCCTCTCGGCGGAGACCATCCAGAGCCTCATCACGGCCATCGGTACCGGTGTGGGCGACGAGTTCGACATCTCCAAGGCGCGCTACCACAAGATCGTGATCATGACCGACGCCGACGTCGACGGCGCCCACATCCGCATCCTGCTGCTCACGTTCTTCTACCGCTACATGCGCCCCATGATCGACGCCGGCCACATCTTCATCGCGCAGCCGCCCCTGTTCCAGCTCAAGCCCAAGGGCAGCCGCGCGCGCAAGGGCAAGTACATCTACACCGACGAGGAGCTCGCCCTCGAGGTCAAGGGCCTGGAGAAGGGCAAGTACACCGTCCAGCGCTACAAGGGCCTCGGCGAGATGGACCCCGAGCAGCTGTGGGAGACCACCATGGAGCCCAAGAACCGCATCCTGCTCCAGGTGGGCATCGACGACGCCGCGGCGGCGGAGCGCACCGTGTCCGACCTCATGGGCACCCAGGTGGAGAAGCGCCGCGAGTTCATCCAGCGCCGCGCCAAAGACGCCCGCTTCCTTGACATCTAG
- the gyrA gene encoding DNA gyrase subunit A has protein sequence MADDKRPGDGGFDDELDSGVNEGDLFENDEVLEGAVGPDGDVDPDADDDIEMTYEEDGDGAGIGPDSIELDSTTGLLSDEGGTRLDLTDIHGGTLKPIGLSSEMQTSFIEYSMSVIVARALPDVRDGLKPVHRRILYAMLDSGVLPTKPHKKSAWTVGEVIGKYHPHGDFAVYDAMVRLAQDFSMSVPLIDGHGNFGSVDGDPAAAMRYTESRLAKPAMELLRDLNDDTVDWQPNYDESIMEPAVLPSRFPNLLVNGSSGIAVGMATNIAPHNLGEAIDAVCMMIDDPDVTVDELMTVMPGPDFPTGAVIMGTKGIRDSYETGRGSICVRAKAHVEKIKGNRQRIVITEIPYQVNKGLLQEKIAKLVNDKTIEGISDMRDETNRKGMRLVIDLKTNVVPEVVLNNLYKHTQLQTTFGAINIALVDGVPKTLTLREMIGHYIDHQVDVVTRRTQYRLKKARRELHVREGLLVAVDNIDEVVHIIRSSYSDAEVRERFLDRFGLDEIQSNAILEMRLKRLTGLEREKLVAEIERLKEEIAYLEGLLADRTKLMGVIKDEMGEIKAKYGRPRRTTISNAPITLDVEDLIADEDMVITITHAGYIKRTPVADYRSQKRGGKGVQGVTLKDNDFVEELFVASTHDYILFFTNLGKVYRLKVHELPVGGRQAKGNALVNLLDLADGEHATSVFTTSGFPADEYLMFATARGNVKKTALSAYDRTRRDGIIAIKLRAGDQLVTVRRVKPGEKIILTSSDGKTIVFDEGDVRPMGRDTAGVKGITLKGDALMLGMEVSNGKGDLFVITEKGYGKRTPVSEYTEHNRGGQGVFTIQMTAKKGDLAAVKVVGPQHELMIMSTDGTVIRVKTAEISRLGRSTQGVKVMNVADGDRVTSVARMVAGKPKAKDAPKVDEGQSSLALGVEAEGADDEPLDVGGEESYDESLLDD, from the coding sequence GTGGCAGACGACAAGCGACCCGGTGACGGCGGGTTCGACGACGAGCTCGACTCCGGCGTCAACGAGGGCGATCTCTTTGAGAACGACGAGGTCCTGGAGGGCGCCGTGGGCCCCGACGGCGACGTCGACCCCGACGCCGACGACGACATCGAGATGACCTACGAGGAGGACGGCGACGGGGCCGGCATCGGCCCCGACTCCATCGAGCTGGACTCCACGACGGGCCTGCTCTCCGACGAGGGCGGCACCCGCCTCGACCTCACCGACATCCACGGCGGCACCCTGAAGCCCATCGGCCTCTCCAGCGAGATGCAGACGAGCTTCATCGAGTACTCCATGTCGGTCATCGTGGCCCGCGCCCTCCCCGACGTGCGCGACGGCCTCAAGCCGGTGCATCGCCGCATCCTGTACGCCATGCTCGACTCCGGCGTGCTCCCCACCAAGCCCCACAAGAAGAGCGCCTGGACCGTCGGCGAGGTCATCGGCAAGTACCACCCCCACGGAGACTTCGCGGTCTACGACGCCATGGTGCGCCTGGCCCAGGACTTCTCCATGTCGGTGCCCCTGATCGACGGCCACGGCAACTTCGGCTCCGTGGACGGCGACCCCGCCGCCGCCATGCGCTACACCGAGAGCCGCCTGGCAAAGCCCGCCATGGAGCTCCTGCGCGACCTCAACGACGACACGGTGGACTGGCAGCCCAACTACGACGAGTCCATCATGGAGCCCGCCGTGCTGCCCAGCCGCTTCCCCAACCTGCTGGTCAACGGCTCGTCGGGCATCGCCGTGGGCATGGCCACCAACATCGCCCCCCACAACCTGGGCGAGGCCATCGACGCCGTGTGCATGATGATCGACGACCCCGACGTCACGGTCGACGAGCTCATGACCGTCATGCCGGGCCCCGACTTCCCCACGGGTGCCGTCATCATGGGTACCAAGGGCATCCGCGACTCCTACGAGACCGGCCGCGGCTCCATCTGCGTGCGCGCCAAGGCCCATGTGGAGAAGATCAAGGGCAACCGCCAACGCATCGTCATCACCGAGATCCCCTACCAGGTCAACAAGGGCTTGCTCCAGGAGAAGATTGCCAAGCTCGTCAACGACAAGACGATCGAGGGCATCTCCGACATGCGCGACGAGACCAACCGCAAGGGCATGCGTCTCGTCATCGACCTCAAGACCAACGTGGTGCCCGAGGTCGTGCTCAACAACCTCTACAAGCACACCCAGCTCCAGACCACCTTCGGCGCCATCAACATCGCCCTGGTGGACGGCGTGCCCAAGACCCTCACGCTGCGCGAGATGATCGGCCACTACATCGACCACCAGGTCGACGTCGTGACCCGCCGCACCCAGTACCGCCTCAAGAAGGCCAGGAGGGAGCTGCACGTCCGCGAGGGCCTGCTCGTGGCTGTGGACAACATCGACGAGGTCGTGCACATCATCCGGAGCTCCTACTCCGACGCCGAGGTGCGAGAGCGCTTCCTCGACCGGTTCGGTCTGGACGAGATCCAGTCCAACGCCATCCTCGAGATGCGCCTCAAGCGTCTCACCGGCCTGGAGCGCGAGAAGCTCGTGGCCGAGATCGAGCGCCTCAAGGAGGAGATCGCCTACCTCGAGGGCCTGCTGGCCGACCGCACCAAGCTCATGGGCGTCATCAAGGACGAGATGGGCGAGATCAAGGCCAAGTACGGCCGCCCGCGCCGCACCACCATCTCCAACGCCCCCATCACGCTGGACGTGGAGGACCTCATCGCCGACGAGGACATGGTCATCACCATCACCCACGCCGGCTACATCAAGCGCACCCCCGTGGCCGACTACCGCTCCCAGAAGCGCGGCGGCAAGGGCGTCCAGGGCGTCACCCTCAAGGACAACGACTTCGTGGAGGAGCTGTTCGTGGCCAGCACCCACGACTACATCCTCTTCTTCACCAACCTCGGCAAGGTGTACCGCCTCAAGGTCCACGAGCTGCCGGTGGGCGGCCGCCAGGCCAAGGGCAACGCGCTGGTGAACCTGCTCGACCTCGCCGACGGCGAGCACGCCACCTCGGTCTTCACCACGAGCGGCTTCCCGGCCGACGAGTACCTCATGTTCGCCACCGCCAGGGGCAACGTGAAGAAGACGGCGCTCTCCGCCTACGACCGCACGCGCCGCGACGGCATAATCGCCATCAAGCTCCGCGCCGGCGACCAGCTGGTCACCGTGCGTCGCGTGAAGCCCGGCGAGAAGATCATCCTCACCTCGTCTGACGGCAAGACCATCGTGTTCGACGAAGGCGACGTTCGCCCCATGGGCCGCGACACCGCCGGCGTCAAGGGAATCACCCTCAAGGGCGACGCGCTCATGCTGGGCATGGAGGTCTCCAACGGCAAGGGCGACCTCTTCGTGATCACCGAGAAGGGCTACGGCAAGCGTACGCCCGTCTCGGAGTACACCGAGCACAACCGCGGCGGCCAAGGCGTCTTCACCATCCAGATGACCGCCAAGAAGGGCGACCTCGCCGCCGTGAAGGTGGTGGGCCCGCAGCACGAGCTCATGATCATGAGCACGGACGGCACGGTCATCCGCGTGAAGACGGCCGAGATCAGCCGCCTGGGCCGCTCCACCCAGGGCGTCAAGGTCATGAACGTGGCCGACGGCGACAGGGTCACGAGCGTGGCTCGCATGGTGGCCGGCAAGCCCAAGGCCAAGGACGCCCCCAAGGTCGACGAGGGGCAGAGCTCCCTCGCCCTCGGCGTCGAGGCGGAGGGCGCCGACGACGAGCCCCTCGATGTGGGCGGCGAGGAGAGCTACGACGAGTCGCTGCTCGACGACTAG
- a CDS encoding bifunctional nuclease family protein — MTMIRVDIETVVIGGGPVASLVVLKPRSNSRVEPLPIRIGSVEATAIGMGVEHPGTDRPMTHDLLGQAITGLGATITSVAITKVEGTTFFAEVNLTTQSGCHLSLDARPSDAIALAVRSKSPIFVAESVMNTASYPDFDAVKREQDRLDIQEFDKFISTLSPEDFTTGAGSGRP, encoded by the coding sequence ATGACGATGATTAGGGTCGACATAGAGACGGTGGTCATCGGCGGCGGTCCTGTGGCCTCCTTGGTGGTGCTCAAACCTCGGTCCAACAGCCGGGTTGAGCCCCTTCCCATCCGCATCGGCTCCGTCGAGGCCACGGCCATCGGCATGGGCGTGGAGCATCCGGGGACGGACCGCCCCATGACCCACGACCTGCTCGGGCAGGCCATCACCGGCCTCGGGGCCACCATCACGTCGGTGGCAATCACCAAGGTGGAGGGCACCACGTTCTTCGCGGAGGTCAACCTCACCACGCAGTCCGGCTGCCATCTCTCCCTGGACGCCCGTCCCAGCGACGCCATCGCGCTGGCCGTGCGCAGCAAGAGCCCCATCTTCGTGGCGGAGTCGGTCATGAACACGGCGAGCTACCCGGATTTCGACGCGGTCAAGCGCGAGCAGGACCGCCTGGACATCCAGGAGTTCGACAAGTTCATCTCCACGCTCTCGCCCGAGGACTTCACCACGGGTGCCGGCAGCGGCCGTCCCTGA
- a CDS encoding ABC transporter ATP-binding protein yields the protein MKHQAHTPAVSLAGVTKSFGDHHVLKGVNLQVGCGSMVAVCGPSGCGKSTLLDIVGLLESADEGSVQLMGQSAPRPRTRRATQFVRDNINYLFQSFALVETETVEKNLMMALRYVKKVKAEKQRAIQSALEAVRLERVATTKVCALSGGEQQRVALARVMLKPGKILLADEPTGSLDAANRDGVVSLLRSMADDGRAVLVVTHDPAVARACDVTVSLG from the coding sequence ATGAAGCATCAGGCACACACGCCCGCCGTTTCGCTTGCGGGCGTGACCAAGTCGTTTGGAGACCACCATGTGCTCAAGGGCGTCAACCTGCAGGTTGGATGCGGGTCCATGGTTGCGGTGTGCGGTCCTTCGGGCTGCGGGAAGTCCACACTGCTCGATATCGTGGGGCTGCTTGAGAGCGCCGACGAGGGGTCGGTCCAGTTGATGGGGCAGTCGGCCCCGCGCCCGAGGACGCGCCGTGCCACGCAGTTTGTCCGCGACAATATCAACTATTTGTTCCAATCGTTTGCCCTCGTGGAGACGGAGACCGTCGAGAAAAACCTCATGATGGCCCTCCGCTATGTGAAAAAGGTCAAGGCCGAGAAGCAAAGGGCCATTCAAAGCGCACTGGAAGCGGTGAGGTTGGAGCGGGTGGCGACCACCAAGGTATGCGCCTTGTCCGGCGGCGAACAGCAGAGGGTCGCCTTGGCGCGCGTCATGCTCAAACCGGGCAAGATCCTGTTGGCAGACGAGCCCACCGGCTCTCTTGACGCGGCGAACAGAGACGGCGTGGTCTCCCTGCTTCGCTCCATGGCCGACGACGGAAGGGCCGTGCTGGTGGTCACCCATGACCCCGCGGTGGCCCGCGCCTGCGACGTCACGGTCTCTTTGGGGTGA
- a CDS encoding ABC transporter substrate-binding protein/permease: MNENKRRLCGILPVLGALCLAVLLAFPAPTLADADSVKGKTFTVTTDTTFAPFEYRDSNGELVGIDMDLIRAIAKEEGFDVKIESLGFNAAMVATQSGNSDMTIAGASITDERKQTYDFSDPYFDSGVLMAVPESSDITGYQDLSGKTVAVKTGTEGEAFAKSIAEKYGFKTISVDQTSTMVQMLQAGQADAMFDDYPIVAYGIEQGNGMKAVTEKEAGNSYGAVVAKGKNQDLLQAFNEGLAKLKANGTYDQIMEKYLGNNAVKAEQPSFVGLLQQSAPALLTGVKNTLLVTVVAFAGALVLGIIFGLFKIAHNRILRGLASFYVWLFRGTPLLIWAFFFYFALPQVVGVKLSVFAVGALALALNAGAYITEIVRGAIQSVDTGQTEAARSLGCSAGLALRSIVLPQAAKIATPSLINQLIIMVKDSSILLAIGFGELLYQAQQIYAANLRVSEVLFIVALFYLVTISLLTMLANWATRRFSE, translated from the coding sequence ATGAACGAGAATAAACGCCGCCTGTGCGGCATACTGCCTGTGCTCGGGGCCCTCTGCCTTGCCGTGCTTCTCGCCTTTCCAGCGCCGACCTTGGCCGACGCTGACTCGGTGAAGGGCAAGACCTTCACCGTTACCACCGACACCACCTTTGCGCCGTTCGAGTATCGCGACAGTAACGGCGAGCTCGTGGGCATCGACATGGACCTCATCCGGGCCATCGCAAAGGAGGAGGGCTTCGACGTCAAGATCGAGTCGTTGGGCTTCAACGCCGCCATGGTGGCCACCCAGTCGGGAAACTCCGACATGACCATCGCCGGTGCCTCCATCACCGACGAGCGCAAGCAGACCTACGACTTCTCAGACCCCTATTTCGACTCCGGCGTGCTCATGGCGGTGCCCGAGTCGAGCGACATCACCGGCTACCAGGACCTCTCCGGCAAGACCGTGGCGGTAAAGACCGGCACCGAGGGCGAGGCCTTTGCCAAGTCCATCGCCGAGAAGTACGGCTTCAAGACCATCTCCGTTGACCAGACCTCCACCATGGTGCAGATGCTTCAGGCCGGTCAGGCCGACGCCATGTTCGACGACTACCCCATCGTGGCCTATGGTATCGAGCAGGGCAACGGCATGAAGGCGGTCACCGAGAAGGAGGCCGGCAACTCCTATGGAGCCGTGGTGGCCAAGGGCAAGAACCAAGACCTTCTCCAGGCGTTCAACGAGGGCCTCGCCAAGCTCAAGGCCAACGGTACCTACGACCAGATCATGGAGAAGTACCTGGGCAACAACGCCGTCAAGGCCGAGCAGCCGAGCTTTGTGGGCCTTCTCCAGCAGAGCGCGCCCGCGCTTCTCACCGGCGTCAAGAACACGCTGCTGGTGACCGTGGTGGCCTTTGCCGGCGCTTTGGTCCTGGGCATCATCTTCGGCCTGTTCAAGATCGCCCATAACCGCATCCTTCGCGGGCTCGCCTCGTTCTACGTGTGGCTCTTCCGCGGCACGCCGCTGCTCATCTGGGCCTTCTTCTTCTACTTCGCGCTGCCTCAGGTCGTGGGCGTCAAGTTGTCGGTCTTTGCCGTGGGCGCCCTGGCCTTGGCCCTCAACGCCGGCGCCTATATCACCGAGATCGTGCGCGGCGCCATTCAGTCCGTCGACACCGGCCAGACCGAGGCCGCCCGAAGCCTGGGTTGCTCTGCGGGCCTTGCCCTGCGCTCCATCGTTTTGCCCCAGGCGGCCAAGATCGCCACGCCTTCCCTCATCAACCAGCTCATCATCATGGTCAAGGACTCCTCGATCCTTCTGGCCATCGGCTTTGGTGAGCTGCTCTACCAGGCCCAGCAGATCTACGCGGCCAACCTGCGCGTCAGTGAGGTGCTCTTCATCGTGGCCCTGTTCTACCTGGTCACGATCTCGCTGCTCACCATGCTTGCCAACTGGGCCACGAGGAGGTTTTCCGAATAA
- a CDS encoding amino acid ABC transporter ATP-binding protein: protein MSDKTAPTDVQSADDVIISVRDLHKSFGKNEVLKGIDLDVKRGEVITIIGPSGGGKSTLLRCLNRLEEPTSGTVSFEGIDLTDPSVDIDAVRCRIGMVFQNFNLFPHMSVLENVTFAPMHNLGVSKEDAEATARKLLDIVGLAEKADAMPRSLSGGQKQRVAIARALAMKPDVLLFDEATSALDPEMVKDVLDIMRRLAAEGDTMIVVTHEMGFAREVSDRVIFTEGGLIEAQGSPEELFSENPPSERLKEFLGKVL from the coding sequence ATGAGCGATAAGACCGCCCCCACCGACGTCCAATCTGCTGACGACGTCATCATCAGCGTGCGCGACCTGCACAAGTCGTTCGGCAAGAACGAGGTGCTCAAGGGCATCGACCTCGACGTCAAGCGTGGCGAGGTCATCACCATCATCGGCCCGTCCGGTGGCGGCAAGTCCACGCTGCTGCGCTGCCTCAACCGCCTGGAGGAGCCCACAAGCGGCACGGTGAGCTTCGAGGGCATCGACCTCACCGACCCCTCCGTGGACATCGACGCCGTGCGCTGCCGCATCGGCATGGTGTTTCAGAACTTCAACCTGTTCCCGCACATGAGCGTGCTCGAGAACGTCACCTTCGCCCCCATGCACAACCTCGGGGTCTCCAAGGAGGACGCCGAGGCCACGGCGCGCAAGCTCCTGGACATCGTGGGTCTTGCGGAGAAGGCCGACGCCATGCCCCGGTCGCTTTCCGGCGGTCAGAAGCAGCGTGTGGCCATCGCCCGGGCCCTGGCCATGAAGCCCGACGTGCTGCTGTTCGACGAGGCCACGAGCGCCTTGGACCCCGAGATGGTCAAGGACGTCCTCGACATCATGCGCCGCCTGGCTGCCGAGGGCGACACCATGATCGTGGTCACCCACGAGATGGGCTTCGCCCGCGAGGTGAGCGACCGCGTGATCTTCACCGAAGGCGGCCTCATCGAGGCCCAGGGCTCCCCGGAGGAGCTCTTCTCGGAGAACCCGCCGAGCGAGCGTCTGAAGGAGTTCCTGGGCAAGGTCCTCTGA
- the typA gene encoding translational GTPase TypA, with product MLQENLRNVAIIAHVDHGKTTLVDKLLRATDAFRANQQVEDRVLDSNDQERERGITILAKNISIEYKGVKINVIDTPGHADFGGEVERVLRMADSALLLVDAFEGPMPQTRFVLRHAIDAGLAIMIVVNKIDRPGARPEAVVNDSLDLMMDLGATDGQLEFAMEHVVYASAVNGFARLSPDDGNDDMYPLLDMVVDCLPAPDCDPDGPLAMQCVTIDHSSYVGRIGIGRVYSGTIHAGEQILVVKNDGSRAMAQAKQLFTFDYLGRTECDEIRAGDIGAVVGIDRTDIGDVYTDPENPVELEPIEIDPPTLSVVFEASTSPLVGRDGDIVGARQLKERLMREAENNVTMRIEELGDKTGVEVAGRGILHLSVLMEAMRREGFEFQVGRPRVLFKEDEHGHRLEPVELAVVECPNEFSGKVIEAFGESGGTMSSMQAGETHTHLEFKIPTRGIMGLKNRILNATHGEGVFYHTFSEYGPYAGELGVRNNGAMISMSTEKSVGYALGTLQERGTMFVGPGEECYEGMLVGERSKPGDMVVNIARTKSLGNQRSSTADIAVQLTPPKTFTLEEALEYIMDDELVEVTPKNIRMRKRILNAIERKKDNVRRGKVSK from the coding sequence ATGCTGCAAGAGAACCTGAGAAACGTCGCCATCATCGCCCACGTCGACCATGGCAAGACCACTCTCGTCGACAAGCTGCTGCGGGCCACCGACGCCTTCAGGGCAAACCAGCAGGTGGAGGACCGTGTCCTCGACTCCAACGACCAGGAGCGCGAGCGCGGCATCACCATCCTGGCCAAGAACATCTCCATCGAGTACAAGGGCGTCAAGATCAACGTCATCGACACCCCGGGCCACGCCGACTTCGGCGGCGAGGTGGAGCGCGTGCTCCGTATGGCCGACTCCGCCCTGCTCCTCGTGGACGCCTTCGAGGGCCCCATGCCCCAGACGCGCTTCGTGCTGCGCCACGCCATCGACGCCGGCCTCGCCATCATGATCGTGGTCAACAAGATCGACCGCCCGGGCGCCCGCCCTGAGGCCGTGGTCAACGACTCCCTCGACCTCATGATGGACCTCGGCGCCACCGACGGGCAGCTCGAGTTCGCCATGGAGCACGTGGTCTACGCGAGCGCCGTCAACGGCTTCGCCCGCCTCTCCCCGGACGACGGCAACGACGACATGTACCCCCTGTTGGACATGGTCGTGGACTGCCTGCCCGCCCCCGACTGCGACCCCGACGGCCCTCTGGCCATGCAGTGCGTCACCATCGACCACTCCAGCTACGTGGGGCGCATCGGCATCGGCCGCGTCTACTCCGGCACCATCCACGCCGGCGAGCAGATCCTCGTGGTCAAGAACGACGGCAGCCGCGCCATGGCCCAGGCCAAGCAGCTCTTCACCTTCGACTACCTCGGCCGCACCGAGTGCGACGAGATCCGCGCCGGCGACATCGGCGCCGTGGTGGGCATCGACCGCACCGACATCGGCGACGTCTACACCGACCCCGAGAACCCCGTGGAGCTGGAGCCCATCGAGATCGACCCGCCCACCCTCTCCGTGGTCTTCGAGGCCTCCACGAGCCCCCTCGTGGGCCGCGACGGCGACATCGTGGGCGCCCGCCAGCTCAAGGAGCGCCTCATGCGCGAGGCCGAGAACAACGTGACCATGCGCATCGAGGAGCTGGGCGACAAGACCGGCGTGGAGGTGGCCGGCCGCGGCATCCTGCACCTCTCCGTCCTCATGGAGGCCATGCGCCGCGAGGGCTTCGAGTTCCAGGTGGGCCGCCCCCGTGTGCTCTTCAAGGAGGACGAGCACGGCCACCGGCTGGAGCCCGTGGAGCTCGCCGTGGTGGAGTGCCCCAACGAGTTCTCCGGCAAGGTCATCGAGGCCTTCGGCGAGTCCGGCGGCACCATGTCGAGCATGCAGGCCGGCGAGACCCACACGCACCTGGAGTTCAAGATCCCCACGCGCGGCATCATGGGCCTCAAGAACCGCATCCTCAACGCCACCCACGGCGAGGGCGTCTTCTATCACACGTTCTCCGAGTACGGCCCCTACGCCGGCGAGCTGGGCGTCCGCAACAACGGCGCCATGATCTCCATGAGCACCGAGAAGTCCGTGGGCTACGCCCTGGGTACCCTGCAGGAGCGCGGCACCATGTTCGTGGGCCCCGGCGAGGAGTGCTACGAGGGCATGCTCGTCGGCGAGCGCTCCAAGCCCGGCGACATGGTGGTCAACATCGCCCGCACCAAGAGCCTGGGCAACCAGCGCAGCTCCACCGCCGACATCGCCGTGCAGCTCACGCCGCCCAAGACCTTCACCCTCGAGGAGGCCCTCGAGTACATCATGGACGACGAGCTCGTCGAGGTGACGCCCAAGAACATCCGCATGCGCAAGCGCATCCTCAACGCCATCGAGCGCAAGAAGGACAACGTGCGCAGGGGCAAGGTTTCCAAGTAG